In one window of Henckelia pumila isolate YLH828 chromosome 1, ASM3356847v2, whole genome shotgun sequence DNA:
- the LOC140891111 gene encoding protein WEAK CHLOROPLAST MOVEMENT UNDER BLUE LIGHT 1-like, translating into MEGAKDFPANANANEPPYSSPSPVFSSPDDEGGSISVAPTIQGGNEESDVSKESPESPNNNNATIRPKIIARPSPEDGYVAPVSSPRGRNGSIGRFIAKTPSHSSGNSKSTQQSKLPDSSEFKRGQIDTAAPFESVKAAVSKFGGIVDWKAHRVQTVERRKVIEQELEKVRDEIPSCKKQSEAAEEAKTQVLKELDDTKRLIEELKLNLERAQTDEKQAKQDAELATLRVEELEQGIAEESSFAAKAQVEVARARHAAAISELKTVKDQLEQLRKDYMLLLAEKDAAVKRAEEVVSMSKEIEKSVEDLTIELIAAKESLESAQGAHLEAEEQRVGAIMAKEQDTLNWEKELEQAEGELEKLNQKILSVKDLRSKLDSATTLLQDLKDELAAYMESQVKTETGEGGTSEDGHKELKKTRADTEVAITAAKNELEEVKVNIQKVTDEVNIFKVAASSLNLELEKEKSEVATLKQREGMASIAVASLEAELKKTKSEIALAQKKEKEDREKLLDLPKQVHEVAQEADRAKELAETAREELRKAKEEAEQAKAVASTVESRLRATQKEIEAAKASEKLALAAINALEESESASAKNDGEDSPTGVTLSLGEYYELSKKAHEAEEQANVRIAAALSQVEVAKESETRSLKRLEEVNHELSERKNALKASLQRAEKATEGKLGVEQELRTWRSEHEQRRKAGESIAAAGNLDKSSRASFEEQQESKNAVSSPDSSTNQRPSQSSYTSNTDTNPSPEARVTKKKKKSFFPRIFMFLAKKKSHSSKSS; encoded by the exons ATGGAGGGTGCTAAAGATTTTCCAGCTAATGCTAATGCTAATGAACCTCCATATTCTTCGCCTTCTCCCGTATTTTCATCTCCGGACGATGAGGGTGGATCAATTAGTGTTGCCCCAACAATCCAAGGCGGGAATGAGGAATCCGATGTCTCTAAAGAGTCACCTGAAAGCCCCAACAACAATAACGCCACAATTAGACCGAAAATAATTGCTAGGCCATCTCCGGAGGATGGTTATGTTGCTCCCGTTTCGTCCCCTCGAGGGAGAAATGGTAGCATTGGGCGGTTCATTGCCAAAACACCCTCACATTCTAGTGGGAATTCAAAATCCACGCAACAGTCTAAACTTCCTGATAGTTCAGAGTTTAAAAGAGGTCAAATAGACACAGCAGCCCCTTTTGAATCCGTGAAAGCTGCTGTTTCAAAGTTCGGAGGGATTGTCGACTGGAAAGCTCACCGTGTGCAGACAGTGGAG AGACGTAAAGTCATTGAGCAAGAGTTGGAGAAAGTCCGGGATGAGATACCATCGTGTAAGAAACAATCCGAAGCCGCTGAAGAGGCAAAAACACAAGTTCTGAAAGAGCTAGACGACACCAAAAGGCTCATAGAAGAATTAAAGCTTAATCTTGAACGAGCCCAAACCGATGAAAAACAGGCAAAACAGGATGCTGAACTTGCAACGCTCAGAGTCGAAGAATTGGAACAAGGGATTGCTGAAGAATCCAGCTTTGCTGCCAAGGCACAGGTCGAGGTCGCGAGAGCGAGGCATGCGGCTGCCATTTCAGAGCTTAAGACTGTTAAGGACCAATTGGAACAACTAAGAAAAGACTACATGTTGTTGCTGGCGGAGAAAGATGCCGCTGTGAAAAGAGCAGAAGAAGTTGTCTCTATGTCTAAAGAAATCGAAAAATCAGTCGAGGACCTGACTATCGAACTTATTGCAGCCAAGGAATCATTGGAATCTGCTCAAGGGGCACATCTGGAAGCAGAGGAACAAAGAGTTGGAGCAATAATGGCAAAAGAACAGGATACTCTTAACTGGGAGAAGGAATTGGAACAGGCCGAGGGAGAGCTTGAGAAACTGAATCAAAAAATATTATCCGTGAAGGATCTCAGATCAAAGTTGGATTCTGCGACAACATTGCTGCAAGATTTGAAAGATGAATTAGCTGCTTATATGGAATCACAAGTAAAGACTGAAACTGGGGAAGGAGGAACTTCAGAAGATGGGCACAAGGAACTGAAAAAAACCCGTGCTGATACGGAGGTGGCCATTACTGCAGCAAAGAATGAGCTTGAAGAAGTGAAGGTCAACATCCAAAAAGTGACTGATGAAGTTAACATCTTCAAGGTGGCTGCTTCATCATTGAATTTGGAGTTGGAAAAAGAAAAATCTGAAGTAGCCACCCTTAAACAAAGGGAAGGAATGGCGTCAATTGCAGTTGCATCTCTTGAAGCTGAGCTGAAAAAAACAAAGTCAGAAATAGCTCTTGCTCAAAAGAAGGAGAAAGAGGACAGAGAAAAGCTGTTGGACCTTCCGAAGCAAGTACATGAAGTGGCTCAAGAGGCGGATCGAGCAAAGGAACTTGCAGAAACAGCCCGGGAAGAGCTTCGAAAGGCCAAGGAAGAAGCAGAACAAGCGAAGGCGGTAGCAAGTACAGTGGAAAGTAGATTACGTGCTACTCAAAAGGAAATTGAAGCTGCCAAGGCCTCCGAGAAATTGGCACTGGCGGCTATAAATGCTTTGGAGGAGAGTGAATCTGCTAGTGCGAAGAACGATGGTGAGGATTCACCAACGGGAGTAACACTTTCTTTGGGAGAATACTATGAACTTAGCAAGAAAGCCCACGAAGCAGAGGAGCAGGCAAACGTACGGATAGCAGCCGCTCTTTCTCAAGTTGAGGTAGCAAAAGAATCTGAGACAAGGAGTTTGAAAAGGCTAGAGGAAGTCAATCATGAATTGTCCGAAAGAAAGAATGCTCTAAAAGCTTCTCTGCAGAGGGCCGAGAAGGCGACTGAAGGAAAATTGGGAGTCGAACAAGAGCTAAGAACGTGGAGGTCTGAGCACGAGCAAAGACGGAAAGCTGGAGAATCCATTGCAGCAGCAGGGAACTTGGATAAAAGTTCGAGAGCCAGCTTCGAGGAGCAACAAGAATCCAAGAATGCTGTAAGCTCACCCGATTCTTCTACAAACCAGAGGCCAAGTCAAAGTTCATATACGAGCAACACAGACACAAATCCATCTCCAGAAGCAAGAGTTaccaagaaaaagaagaaatcatTCTTCCCTCGAATCTTCATGTTCTTGGCCAAAAAAAAGTCGCATTCATCAAAGTCATCATAA
- the LOC140891122 gene encoding photosystem I chlorophyll a/b-binding protein 5, chloroplastic — translation MNFAVGKSSQILAHSGSFRFPGNFENKTAFPISNIKFLGRKQCTQLRNGAVVRAQNRPTWLPGLEPPPHLDGTLAGDFGFDPLGLGEDPGNLKWYVQAELVHARFAMAGVSGILVTDLLRVTGISDLPVWYEAGATKFDFASTKTLFIVQLLLMGFAETKRYMDFMHPGSQAKEGSFFGLEAALQGLEPGYPGGPLFNPLGIAKDIKNAHGWKLKEIKNGRLAMVAMLGIFVQANVTHVGPIDNLVQHLSNPWHATIVQTLAGSAS, via the exons ATGAACTTTGCAGTGGGAAAAAGCTCCCAAATTCTAGCTCATTCCGGCTCCTTTCGCTTCCCCGGAAACTTCGAAAACAAGACTGCATTTCCCATATCGAACATCAAGTTTCTTGGAAGAAAACAATGCACTCAGCTCCGCAACGGTGCGGTGGTTCGGGCTCAGAACCGGCCCACATGGCTACCGGGACTCGAGCCTCCGCCACATCTCGATGGAAC ACTTGCGGGAGACTTCGGGTTCGATCCCCTCGGATTGGGAGAGGATCCTGGAAACTTAAAGTGGTATGTCCAGGCGGAACTCGTTCATGCCAGGTTTGCTATGGCTGGAGTTTCTGGGATTCTTGTCACTGAT TTACTACGCGTGACAGGAATCAGCGATTTGCCAGTTTGGTACGAAGCTGGTGCCACCAAATTTGATTTTGCCAGCACCAAAACTCTTTTCATTGTTCAGCTACTCTTGATGGG CTTTGCTGAAACCAAAAGATACATGGATTTCATGCATCCTGGATCTCAAGCCAAAGAGGGATCTTTCTTTGGTCTCGAAGCTGCACTACAAGGGCTGGAGCCAGG GTATCCTGGTGGTCCTTTGTTCAATCCTCTTGGCATTGCTAAAGACATAAAGAATGCACATGGATGGAAACTGAAAGAGATTAAAAATG GAAGATTGGCGATGGTGGCTATGCTTGGAATTTTCGTTCAAGCTAATGTCACACATGTTGGCCCTATAGACAACCTCGTACAACACCTCTCTAATCCATGGCATGCAACAATTGTTCAAACTCTTGCTGGATCTGCTTCTTGA